The Candidatus Obscuribacterales bacterium genome includes a window with the following:
- a CDS encoding DUF932 domain-containing protein: MPLDNLIAEVRNSYTLGLNDELPEALNFTPVKEKQRRNGTVIEGKYWLINPNTDDVMGDCKGVYTPTNFSVLYDAYREGLELSGLDLSEIEITIRAFRGMAAMRADVVLKKYDYERIVGEPTQMRMKLINSHDLSFKYDVTAELMRLWCSNGCASIAESMSFVQKHTTYASPEKIGDAVRTWPSMLEGQAKLLSHMQTVPVSRDRAIGFLSDNVAFRKTKLGVEPNKKELTKLMDIWDSYKLGDNAYRLYNVLTHVSSHVEGRNESTDLTQKQVREEQRIEGIVSGDQFKNLIRYDDFAIAA; this comes from the coding sequence ATGCCCCTAGACAACTTGATTGCCGAAGTTAGAAATTCCTACACCCTTGGCCTCAACGATGAACTGCCCGAGGCTTTGAACTTCACCCCTGTCAAAGAGAAGCAGCGCCGCAATGGTACTGTGATCGAAGGCAAGTATTGGTTGATTAACCCTAACACTGACGATGTGATGGGTGATTGCAAGGGTGTGTATACACCGACCAATTTCTCGGTACTGTATGACGCATACCGTGAGGGCCTCGAACTCTCTGGCCTCGACCTGTCGGAAATTGAAATCACCATCCGTGCCTTCCGTGGCATGGCTGCGATGCGTGCCGATGTTGTGCTCAAGAAGTACGACTACGAGCGGATCGTTGGTGAGCCGACGCAGATGCGTATGAAGCTGATCAACAGCCACGACCTGTCGTTCAAGTACGATGTGACTGCTGAACTGATGCGCCTCTGGTGTAGCAATGGCTGTGCCTCTATCGCTGAGAGCATGTCCTTTGTGCAGAAGCACACCACCTATGCCTCACCCGAGAAGATCGGTGACGCTGTGCGAACGTGGCCTTCCATGCTTGAGGGTCAGGCCAAGCTGCTGTCTCACATGCAGACTGTGCCTGTCTCCCGTGATCGGGCCATTGGTTTCCTGTCTGACAACGTGGCGTTCCGTAAGACCAAGCTGGGTGTCGAGCCCAACAAGAAGGAACTCACTAAGCTGATGGACATTTGGGACAGCTACAAGCTGGGCGACAATGCCTATCGTTTGTACAACGTCCTCACCCACGTGTCCTCTCACGTTGAGGGGCGCAACGAGAGCACTGACCTGACTCAGAAGCAGGTTCGTGAGGAGCAGCGGATCGAGGGTATCGTGAGCGGTGATCAGTTCAAGAACCTCATTCGCTATGACGACTTCGCTATTGCAGCGTAA